A window of the Erpetoichthys calabaricus chromosome 10, fErpCal1.3, whole genome shotgun sequence genome harbors these coding sequences:
- the LOC114659823 gene encoding receptor-transporting protein 3-like: MAPEWNSSLWMDVFDELLDTELDNDDQWAFTFNYGMEPKLTEQEKRRGWKTCQRSIQAEFTCSNCSKWWPSGRSTILFRYRLQSNGSGTIIMRPLKQACRKCQGQYELPGFREETVRICLLVLISKIKRNCYGDKSSNGNKDKCVKPVWTKPHEVSFCEACRLGICCQDK, from the exons ATGGCGCCCG AGTGGAACTCCTCTCTCTGGATGGATGTGTTCGACGAGCTGCTGGACACGGAACTGGACAATGACGACCAGTGGGCCTTCACCTTCAACTACGGGATGGAACCAAAGCTGACAGAGCAGGAGAAACGGCGGGGCTGGAAAACATGCCAGCGGAGTATTCAAGCCGA GTTCACCTGCTCGAACTGCTCAAAATGGTGGCCGTCGGGCCGAAGTACAATTCTGTTCCGCTACAGACTGCAGTCCAATGGCTCTGGAACGATCATCATGAGGCCACTGAAGCAGGCATGTCGTAAATGCCAAGGACAGTATGAACTCCCTGGCTTTCGTGAGGAAACTGTCCGAATCTGccttcttgttttaatttcaaaaattaagAGAAACTGCTATGGTGATAAAAGTTCAAACGGCAACAAGGACAAGTGTGTCAAACCTGTCTGGACAAAGCCACACGAGGTGTCCTTCTGTGAAGCGTGCCGGCTTGGCATCTGCTGCCAAGATAAATAA